The genome window TTCGTTTGATTAATTCCAAAACCGCCATGAAAAGAGTAATTATTTCCAGCCGATTGCTTTCTTGAATTAATGCAGAAAAAACTATTTTTTTTTGGTGTTTTAAGATTTCTACAATTTTTACAATTCTATCCTCAATCTTAAATTCTTCAAGATTAATTTTTTCGGGAATTTCCTGTGGTTTTAGCAAAAGATGTTTTTGCAAGGCTTTTATCAGCTCAAAAACATTTCCCTCGTCCCTGTCAATATCATAAGAAGTAGCATTATTTTGCATTTCCTGTTTGAAAATTTTATCCATCGGTGGATAAAAATATTTACTGTTATCTTCCGCAAGGTTTTCCAGCATTTCGGCAGATTCCCGCATTTTTTTGTAGGCAAGAAGATTCTTTACCAATTCAGCACGTGGGTCTTCCAATTCCTCTTCTTCATTTTG of Candidatus Cloacimonadota bacterium contains these proteins:
- a CDS encoding segregation/condensation protein A gives rise to the protein MPQLYKIKLPNFEGPLDLLLYLIRKHKIDIYDIPISFILKEYLEHLSLMEDLNIAIEGEFMEMVATLIQIKLRSLLPKRQNEEEELEDPRAELVKNLLAYKKMRESAEMLENLAEDNSKYFYPPMDKIFKQEMQNNATSYDIDRDEGNVFELIKALQKHLLLKPQEIPEKINLEEFKIEDRIVKIVEILKHQKKIVFSALIQESNRLEIITLFMAVLELIKRSYISVYQSNDFSEIYIKKKG